The Rhodoferax ferrireducens T118 DNA segment ACCTCCTTTTCGGAAATAGTTCGCGGGCAATTCAGAGACGTGAGCGAGGTGAAATTGCTTGATCTGGTAACAAAACTCAATCAAAGCGATGCTCTGCGAGGTATAAAACAGCGCGAGTTAGATCCAGAGCCGGAGCTTAGCGCGTTTGCAGATTCGGCTAAGAGTGCGGCAGATCGTGCAGGATATGCAATAGATGATGCGCTGGCTTTTATAGCTGCCAGCAACGAGCGTATTGCCGGGATGGAGTCGGCGGCAGAAGCCGGGTCTGACGAACCTGTTGATCTGAATTTGGAAATTGAGAGGGAGCGACTGTCCAGCGCGGCTCTCCGAGGATTCTTTAACGTGGTGGCCAAGTGGCACGTCACGGACGAAGACGCCCGAGAGTTGCTTGGCGGCATACCCAGCAACGCCTTCGACGAGTTGAAAAGGAACCCCTGTCGCTTGCTCGATGTAGACCAGATCAGACGCATTTCATTCTTGATCGGAATTTACAAAGCACTGCATAGCATCTATGGTGACAAGCTTGCCGACGAGTGGGTGTCGCTTTCCAACAAAAATGCTATTTTTGCGAGCCGCACGCCCATGCAGTACATACTGGCTGGCGGTCTGGTTGGCATGCAAGCCGTTCGAAATTTATTGGATGCGAGACGGGACGGCCTATAAACGGTAACCTCAAAGGGCATCCTGATCTACTCGGCCTATCACCAA contains these protein-coding regions:
- a CDS encoding antitoxin Xre/MbcA/ParS toxin-binding domain-containing protein, encoding MESAAEAGSDEPVDLNLEIERERLSSAALRGFFNVVAKWHVTDEDARELLGGIPSNAFDELKRNPCRLLDVDQIRRISFLIGIYKALHSIYGDKLADEWVSLSNKNAIFASRTPMQYILAGGLVGMQAVRNLLDARRDGL